CCTGGACGGCCCCGGATTGCTCGGGCGCAACTGTCTTTTCGACGCGCTCGGGCGCATACACGTTGCCAGCGACGTCCGAGACATCGTCGACGAAGCCCGCAAGCAACGCGAGGTGCCCGCCAGCCGAGGCCCCCCACGTCGCGATACGGTCGGGATCGAAGCCGTACGCCTCAGCCCGGGCCTGGAGCCACCTGATCGCGGCTTTGACGTCGAGGATCTGGTCGGGGAAGACGCCCCGCGGCGTCGGGTTCTCGGGATCGATATCGAACGGAATCGCCACGCCATCCGGGATTTCGGCCAGTCGGTAACTGACGCTGGCGATCGCGACCCCCCACTCGGCCGCATACCGCTGTAGAGCCGGTGCGTTCTTTCGGGTCTCGAACACCCAGCCGCCGCCGTGGACGTAGACGACCAACGGCGGCCGTCCCGCAGTCTCGGGCACGAACAGGTCCAGCCGAAGATCGCCGCTGTCCCGGCTGGCGTAAGTCACGTCCTCGTGGACGGCGACGGCCGGCCCGTCGGCACCCGATGGGTCGTCTTCGGTTCCCGCCGGGGACTCGCTCATCTATCGAGTCGTTTGCGTCCCATCCCCTTAGGCGCTGTCGACCGCTATCAGAGTACGCCGTCGTCTTCGAGAAGCGCCTGCAGTTCGGGCATCGACTCGACGACCACATCACAGGCCGGCTCGACGGCCGATTTCGGCTCGAAACCGACGGCAAGCCCCGCGACTTCCAGCATCGGCAGGTCGTTGGCGCCGTCACCGACGGCGACTGTCTCGTCCATATCGACACCGCACTCGCTGGCCAGTGCTGCCAAGGCGTCGTCCTTGGTACCTTCGATCAGGGGTCCCTCGACCTCCCCCGTGAGCTGGTCGTCTTCGACGGGCAATCGGTTGGCGACGATCCGGTCGACGGAAACGGCGGCCGTTTCGAGTGCCGCCGCGACCCCGCGCTCGAAGCCGCCAGTCAGGATCGCGGTGGTGACGCCGGCGTCGTTCAGCGCCTCGATCACGTCGGCTGCGCCGGGTCGCAAGTGGACCTCTTGGAAGGCCTCGACGGCCTCGCTGTCGTCCAAGCCCTCCAAGAGCCCACACCGTTCGCGAAGGCTCTGGGCGTACTCGATCTCGCCGGCCATTGCGCGCTCGGTAATCGAATCCATCTGCTCGACGACGCCACAGCGCTCGGCCAGGAACGTCGTCATCTCGTCCCCGGAGAGGGTGCCATCGAAGTCGAAGGCGACTATCATGGCTTCGGGTTTGCGACGCTCCTTTTCAAAGGGTGCGATTCGCGTCCGGACGGCACAGTCCGCAACACCAGGCTATCCGGGCTGTCAGCACGGGACGATTCCATTCACCAGGGGGCAAACGCACCGCGGCCATATTGATAGGTCAACGCCGCGAGGAACGAGCCGACTCCGGTCAACGCGGCGACACCACCGAGGAAGAACACCCACTCGATCCGAGGCCGTCTCGTTCCCGACAGTCACTCGTCGGCCTCGCGTGGCCAATATTGCGCCACAACCAACCCCTATCACTCCGACGGACGACCGCCGCGTATGGACGCGAAAACGTGTGTCGTGACGGGTGGGTCTCGTGGGATCGGACGCGGAATCGCCGAACGCTTCGGCGAAGACGGCTGTTCGGTCGCCGTCAACTACCACAGTTCGGAGGCGGCCGCCGCCGAGGTCGTCGAAGCCATCGAGGCGGCCGGTGGCGAGGCGGTCGCCGTCCAGGCCGACGTCACCGACCCCGAAGCAGTCGGACGCATGGCCGCGGACGTCCGGGAGGCGTTCGGATCGATCGACGTGCTCGTCAACAACGCCGGGATCAACCAGGACGTCTTCTTCGAGGAGATGACCCACGAGCAGTGGGAGGCCGTCCTGGACGTCCACCTCGACGGAGCCTTCCACTGCACCCAGACGTTCTACGACGATATCGTCGAGGCCCCGGACGGCCGCCTCATCAACATCTCCAGTATCGTCGCCAAGGGCGGCAACCTCGGGCAGGCCAACTACGCGACGGCGAAAGCCGGGATATTCGGGTTCACGCGGACGCTCGCTCTCGAACTCGCCAGGGAGGGCTCGACGGCCAACTGTGTCGCGCCGGGCTTTATCGACACCAGCATGGTGTCTGACCTCCCCGAGGCGATCGTCGAACAAGTGGAGGAAGACACGCCGCTTGGCCGCATCGGCGACGTCGCGGAAATCGCCGACGTGGTCGCCTTCCTCGCCAGTGCGCGCTCGTCGTTCATCACCGGCGAGGTGATCGACGTCAACGGCGGGATGGACCTGTAGCTCGACTCGAAACGGAGACCGACCCATTGATCGGCCAGGGTAGTGATCTCTCGCCCATGACGGACAGTCCCATCACCATCGAACCGATTGGAACGATCCACACCCCCTTTGATAGTCCCGAAGGGATGCCGATTCAACCCGCCGGGGCCGACACGGAGGGGGCAGTCGAACTGCAGCCGGCGTACGCTCCGGGTCTGGCTGATCTGGCTGGGTTCTCTCACTGCATCCTCGTCTATCACTTCCACGAATCGCACGGGGACGCATCACTCCGGGTCGAACCGTTCCTCGATGACGTCGAACGCGGGCTCTTTGCGACGCGAGCCCCGCAGCGACCGAACGGGATCGGCCTCTCTGTCGTCACGATCGAGTCGGTCGACGAGGAAACGATACACGTCCAGGGAATCGACGTCGTGGACGGCACGCCGCTACTCGACGTCAAACCGTTCGTGCCGGCGTTTGACGTGCCCGACGACACCGAGACAGGGTGGATGGACGCCTCGCAGGCAGACGTACACACAGCGCGTGCCGACGATCGATTCCAGTAACTATCGTCTCCGTTGGAGTTCGGTCGGTCGACTCCGACGGCCACGCAATCAGGCGTGCTCGGCGGGAAACAGGTGGATCTGCTCGGGGGCGAGTACGAACGAACAGCGCTGTCCGGGAGTGAGAGCTGCTGCCGTGGATTCGTCGACCGTCGCTCGGAGCGGGCCAACGTCGTCGCTCGTGGCGACCACGATGGCAGCCGCGTGCTGAGAGAAAACGCGCTCGACACGAACGGAGAGGGCATTCGGCTGGGCCGTCTGCTGCTGGACGGTGATCGCATCTGGACGAACCCCAACAGTCACGTGAAGTGGCTCGCCATCGTCTGCGATCGGGACGGAGAGTGTCGTGGGGCCGATATCGACCGTCGTCCGCCCGTCCGTCCGCTCGATGACCGTCCCTTCGATGAGGTTCGCCACACCGAGAAAGCGAGCCACCGCAGGCGTCGCCGGGGCGTCGAAGACAGCCTCGATGGCCCCCTCCTGGCGAATCTCGCCGTCGATGATGACAGCCAGCCGATCGCCGACGATAGCGGCTTCGTCTTGATCGTGAGTCACGTAGACGACCGGGATATCCAGGCCAGCCAGTACGTCACGCAAGTCGAGTCGAAGGCGGCGTCGAATCGGTGCATCGAGACTGGAGAGGGGCTCATCGAGCAACAGGGCGTCGGGATCGGTCACCAGCGTCCGGGCCAGGGCGACGCGCTGGCGCTCCCCGCCCGAGAGCGTCGTCGGATCGCGGGACAGCAAGTCACCGACGGCGAGTGTGCTGACTGTCTCGTCGATATCGGCTCCGGCTGGCGCGCCGAATCGAAGGTTTGCTTCGACGGAGAGGTGTGGGAACAACGCTGCATCCTGAAACACCATGCCCACGTCCCGATTCTCGGGCGGAACCTGGTCGATCCGCGCTCCGTTCAGGGTGATCGTCCCCATAGCGGGGCTCTCGAAGCCGGCGATCAGTTCGAGCACGGTCGACTTGCCCGCCCCAGAGGGGCCAAGGACGGCCGTGACGCCGTCGGGGACAGTGAGCGAGAGGGGGCCGAGCGCGAACCCCTCGTAAGCGGTTTCGAGGCCGGCCAGTTCGAGCGTCACGGCGAAACCTCCAGGGATTCCCCAAGCAGTTGCAAGACGAACACGACCGTCAAGCCGGCAGCAAGCAGTGCCACGACCAGTGGCACCGTCGCCTCGGTCCCGCCACTGACGAACTCGACCCAGATGCGCGTCGGCATTGTCTCGGGCGGATGGCCAAGCAACATCGTCGCACCGAACTCCCCCAGTGCGCGGGCAAACGTCAAGACGATCCCGGCGACGATGCTGCCCCTGGCCAGCGGAAGCGAGACTCGAAAGAACGTCGCCAGTGGCCCGTTCCCGAGGTTCCGGGCAGCCCGTTCGAGATCGCGATCGACCGCGGCAAAGCCCGAGCGAGCAGTCACGACGAGAAACGGGGCGGCGACGAACGTCTGTGCGAGGATCACACCGAGATACCCCTCGGTCAGGGGCACCCCGATCGCGGCTGCCAGACCGCCGACCGCAGAGAGGCGTCCGAACGCACTCAACAGGACGACGCCACCGACGACCGGCGGCATC
The sequence above is drawn from the Halorhabdus sp. CBA1104 genome and encodes:
- a CDS encoding alpha/beta hydrolase, with the translated sequence MSESPAGTEDDPSGADGPAVAVHEDVTYASRDSGDLRLDLFVPETAGRPPLVVYVHGGGWVFETRKNAPALQRYAAEWGVAIASVSYRLAEIPDGVAIPFDIDPENPTPRGVFPDQILDVKAAIRWLQARAEAYGFDPDRIATWGASAGGHLALLAGFVDDVSDVAGNVYAPERVEKTVAPEQSGAVQAVVDWYGVTDLTAVPVAPAGVASLLVGGSISQHRDRARRASPLTYVDADSPPVLVMHGRADDVVSIEQTRSLVSALRGVDLSVTSYELHGMGHVFGADSERTAMAQLTGEERPTQTVTASASSDPGASDDRLLPAHPFAGPDAIETFLDRTL
- the serB gene encoding phosphoserine phosphatase SerB; translation: MIVAFDFDGTLSGDEMTTFLAERCGVVEQMDSITERAMAGEIEYAQSLRERCGLLEGLDDSEAVEAFQEVHLRPGAADVIEALNDAGVTTAILTGGFERGVAAALETAAVSVDRIVANRLPVEDDQLTGEVEGPLIEGTKDDALAALASECGVDMDETVAVGDGANDLPMLEVAGLAVGFEPKSAVEPACDVVVESMPELQALLEDDGVL
- the fabG gene encoding 3-oxoacyl-ACP reductase FabG translates to MDAKTCVVTGGSRGIGRGIAERFGEDGCSVAVNYHSSEAAAAEVVEAIEAAGGEAVAVQADVTDPEAVGRMAADVREAFGSIDVLVNNAGINQDVFFEEMTHEQWEAVLDVHLDGAFHCTQTFYDDIVEAPDGRLINISSIVAKGGNLGQANYATAKAGIFGFTRTLALELAREGSTANCVAPGFIDTSMVSDLPEAIVEQVEEDTPLGRIGDVAEIADVVAFLASARSSFITGEVIDVNGGMDL
- the tsaA gene encoding tRNA (N6-threonylcarbamoyladenosine(37)-N6)-methyltransferase TrmO, giving the protein MTDSPITIEPIGTIHTPFDSPEGMPIQPAGADTEGAVELQPAYAPGLADLAGFSHCILVYHFHESHGDASLRVEPFLDDVERGLFATRAPQRPNGIGLSVVTIESVDEETIHVQGIDVVDGTPLLDVKPFVPAFDVPDDTETGWMDASQADVHTARADDRFQ
- a CDS encoding ABC transporter ATP-binding protein, whose protein sequence is MTLELAGLETAYEGFALGPLSLTVPDGVTAVLGPSGAGKSTVLELIAGFESPAMGTITLNGARIDQVPPENRDVGMVFQDAALFPHLSVEANLRFGAPAGADIDETVSTLAVGDLLSRDPTTLSGGERQRVALARTLVTDPDALLLDEPLSSLDAPIRRRLRLDLRDVLAGLDIPVVYVTHDQDEAAIVGDRLAVIIDGEIRQEGAIEAVFDAPATPAVARFLGVANLIEGTVIERTDGRTTVDIGPTTLSVPIADDGEPLHVTVGVRPDAITVQQQTAQPNALSVRVERVFSQHAAAIVVATSDDVGPLRATVDESTAAALTPGQRCSFVLAPEQIHLFPAEHA
- a CDS encoding ABC transporter permease — protein: MSEDTRAEETLTDRPVPTLGATSQWTVLALLGAVLALYLVGPFLAFLLENGLPAPSAFAEPAVGAAITASVVTAPVATLLATVFGVPLAYVLARYSFRGKRLLDALVVLPLAMPPVVGGVVLLSAFGRLSAVGGLAAAIGVPLTEGYLGVILAQTFVAAPFLVVTARSGFAAVDRDLERAARNLGNGPLATFFRVSLPLARGSIVAGIVLTFARALGEFGATMLLGHPPETMPTRIWVEFVSGGTEATVPLVVALLAAGLTVVFVLQLLGESLEVSP